In Burkholderia sp. WP9, a genomic segment contains:
- a CDS encoding urease accessory UreF family protein: MRIAELTALLHLASPALPIGAFSYSQGLEAAIEAQLITDADSARAWIVSGLTDVLAHGELPFLAHQMERWRAHDAEGLRVANSEFLASRESAELRRETEQMGWSLRQLCASLEWGDADRRATLASMTPLAQPTAFAFAAYAHDAAVDAALAAYAFSWVENQAAAALKAVPLGQLAGQRIIVALREPIDAAVTRALATSPENINTFAPQLGILSARHESQYSRLFRS, from the coding sequence ATGCGCATCGCTGAACTGACGGCGCTGCTGCATCTGGCGTCACCGGCGTTGCCGATCGGCGCATTCAGCTACTCGCAGGGTCTCGAAGCCGCCATCGAAGCGCAGTTGATCACCGATGCGGATTCCGCCCGCGCGTGGATCGTCAGCGGCTTGACCGACGTGCTCGCGCATGGCGAACTGCCGTTCCTCGCGCATCAGATGGAGCGCTGGCGCGCGCATGACGCCGAAGGCTTGCGCGTTGCCAACAGCGAATTCCTCGCAAGCCGTGAATCCGCGGAATTGCGCCGCGAAACGGAACAGATGGGCTGGTCGTTGCGGCAGTTGTGCGCGTCGCTCGAATGGGGCGACGCTGACCGGCGCGCGACGCTCGCCTCGATGACACCGCTCGCGCAGCCCACCGCGTTCGCTTTCGCCGCTTACGCGCACGACGCAGCCGTCGATGCCGCCCTCGCCGCCTACGCCTTCAGCTGGGTCGAAAACCAGGCGGCCGCCGCATTGAAAGCCGTGCCGCTGGGACAGCTCGCCGGTCAACGCATCATCGTCGCGCTGCGCGAGCCAATCGACGCCGCCGTGACGCGCGCTCTCGCCACATCGCCCGAGAACATCAACACCTTCGCGCCGCAGCTCGGCATTCTGTCGGCGCGCCACGAGTCGCAGTATTCGCGACTCTTTCGCTCATAA
- the ureG gene encoding urease accessory protein UreG gives MNAPHHSAHSTVRTKKLPPLRVGVGGPVGSGKTTLLEMLCKAMREQYDLVAITNDIYTKEDQRLLTVAGALPAERIMGVETGGCPHTAIREDASINLEAVDRMLTRFPDADIVFIESGGDNLAATFSPELSDLTIYVIDVAGGEKIPRKGGPGITKSDLLVINKTDLAPMVGANLEVMASDAKKMRGERPFVMTNLKALDGLDEVVKFIEKKGLLKV, from the coding sequence ATGAACGCACCTCATCATTCCGCCCACTCGACCGTCCGCACGAAGAAACTGCCGCCGCTGCGCGTGGGCGTCGGCGGTCCGGTCGGTTCGGGCAAGACCACGCTGCTCGAAATGCTCTGCAAGGCGATGCGCGAACAGTACGACCTCGTCGCCATCACCAACGACATCTATACGAAAGAAGACCAGCGTCTGCTGACCGTGGCCGGCGCGTTGCCCGCTGAGCGGATCATGGGCGTCGAAACGGGCGGCTGTCCGCATACGGCGATTCGCGAGGACGCCTCGATCAATCTCGAAGCTGTCGACCGTATGCTGACGCGCTTTCCGGATGCGGATATCGTGTTTATCGAATCGGGCGGCGACAACCTCGCGGCGACGTTCAGTCCGGAACTGTCGGACCTGACGATCTATGTGATCGACGTGGCGGGCGGCGAGAAGATTCCGCGCAAAGGCGGCCCCGGCATTACCAAGTCCGATCTGCTCGTGATCAACAAGACGGACCTCGCGCCGATGGTCGGCGCGAATCTCGAAGTAATGGCCTCGGACGCGAAGAAGATGCGCGGCGAGCGGCCCTTCGTGATGACCAATCTGAAGGCGCTCGACGGGTTGGATGAGGTGGTGAAGTTTATCGAGAAGAAGGGGTTGTTGAAGGTGTGA